One window of Planctomycetota bacterium genomic DNA carries:
- a CDS encoding adenylyltransferase/cytidyltransferase family protein, which yields MKQSGKHKSLDELARVLDSCRKAGQRVVHCHGVFDLLHVGHLRYFEEAKALGDVLVVTLTTDRFVNKGPHRPAFPEQLRAEVIAGLECVDFVAINPHPTAVEAIALIRPDCYVKGPDYADMSKDVTGKINDEERAVVAVGGRIVFTAGDVFSSTRLINRHMSTLAPEVQSYLAGFSQRHPADEVLGYLERARGLRVLLVGEPIIDEYVYCEAIGKSSKEPTMVVRRQSAERFAGGILAAANHVAGFCNEVGVIAQIGDSPSHAAFIAEKLRPNVRPTFITRRDSPTILKQRLVEHYFFLKLLEIYEINDAAPSAAEEDEVCRLLEREIPGYDLVIVIDFGHAMLGERTRRLIREQARFLAVNAQCNAGNLGHHALSKYPAADYMTATENEIRIEARDRHGDIRQLAREVQGALGCRRLAVTRGRHGCLCSERFGSPIEIPAVAGKVVDRIGAGDAFLSVSALVAVQNAPLEVVGLAGNAAGALAVASVANRDPIDRVALTRQIESLLKN from the coding sequence ATGAAGCAGTCGGGCAAACACAAGAGTCTGGACGAACTGGCCCGTGTCCTCGATTCCTGCCGCAAGGCCGGCCAGCGCGTGGTCCACTGCCACGGCGTCTTCGACCTGCTCCACGTCGGCCACCTCCGCTACTTCGAAGAGGCGAAGGCCCTCGGCGACGTGCTCGTGGTGACCCTCACGACGGACCGGTTCGTCAACAAGGGTCCCCACCGTCCGGCCTTCCCCGAGCAGCTCCGCGCCGAGGTCATCGCCGGCCTGGAGTGTGTCGACTTCGTCGCGATCAACCCGCACCCGACGGCCGTCGAGGCGATCGCCCTGATCCGCCCCGATTGCTACGTCAAAGGCCCCGACTACGCCGACATGTCCAAGGACGTGACCGGCAAGATCAACGACGAGGAGCGGGCGGTCGTGGCAGTCGGCGGGCGGATCGTCTTCACCGCCGGCGACGTCTTCAGCTCGACGCGGCTCATCAACCGCCACATGAGCACGCTCGCGCCGGAGGTGCAGTCGTACCTGGCGGGATTCTCGCAGCGCCATCCGGCCGACGAGGTGCTCGGCTACCTCGAGCGCGCCCGCGGCCTCCGCGTGCTGCTCGTCGGCGAGCCGATCATCGACGAGTACGTGTACTGTGAGGCGATCGGGAAGTCGTCGAAGGAGCCGACGATGGTCGTGAGGCGGCAGTCCGCCGAGCGCTTCGCCGGGGGCATCCTCGCCGCCGCCAACCACGTCGCCGGATTTTGCAACGAGGTCGGCGTGATCGCCCAGATCGGCGACAGCCCGTCGCACGCCGCGTTCATCGCCGAGAAGCTCCGGCCCAACGTCCGGCCGACGTTCATCACGCGCCGCGACTCGCCGACGATCCTCAAGCAACGGCTCGTCGAGCACTACTTCTTTCTCAAGCTCCTCGAGATCTACGAGATCAACGACGCGGCACCCTCCGCCGCCGAGGAGGACGAGGTCTGCCGGCTGCTGGAGCGGGAGATTCCCGGCTACGATTTGGTGATCGTCATCGACTTCGGCCACGCCATGCTCGGCGAGCGGACGCGGCGGTTGATCCGGGAGCAGGCCCGCTTCCTGGCGGTCAACGCCCAGTGCAACGCCGGGAATCTCGGCCACCACGCCCTCTCCAAGTATCCGGCCGCGGACTACATGACCGCCACCGAGAACGAGATCCGCATCGAGGCCCGTGACCGGCACGGCGACATCCGGCAGCTCGCCCGGGAAGTCCAGGGAGCGCTCGGCTGCCGCCGGCTGGCCGTGACCCGCGGCCGGCACGGCTGCCTGTGCAGCGAGCGCTTCGGCAGCCCGATCGAGATTCCGGCGGTGGCGGGGAAGGTCGTCGACCGGATCGGAGCCGGCGACGCCTTTCTCTCGGTGTCGGCGCTCGTGGCGGTCCAGAACGCGCCGCTCGAGGTCGTCGGCTTGGCGGGAAACGCCGCCGGCGCGCTGGCGGTGGCGAGCGTGGCCAACCGCGACCCGATCGACCGCGTGGCGCTAACACGGCAGATCGAGTCGTTGCTCAAGAACTGA
- a CDS encoding 6-phosphofructokinase produces MANRKPCIGVLTGGGDCPGLNAVIRAVVKSATRLGYDCVGFLRGYEGLVDPVSYMPLDRQNTSEILLRGGTILGSTNKGRFTALVGHGERVRIDPDLLAQAGDTLRRLRVSGLICVGGDGSLAIAQQLFEHGLPVVGVPKTIDNDLGATAFTFGFDSAVATATDALDRLHTTAASHERVMVLEVMGRHAGWIALHAGIAGGGDVILIPEIPWTFEAVCAHVSAREAEGRRSTLIVVAEGAALPDGGLVHEATADAQRQVKLGGIGQRVAAELGARLDREVRAVVLGHLQRGGTPTPFDRLLATQFGAHAVGLVHDGRFGEMVRYRPPHIEGVPIATAIHELSVVDAASSAVRAARALGVSFGDGVAATETAARGTAARG; encoded by the coding sequence ATGGCCAACCGCAAACCCTGCATCGGCGTGCTCACCGGCGGCGGCGATTGCCCCGGGCTCAACGCCGTGATCCGCGCGGTGGTCAAATCGGCGACCCGCCTGGGATATGACTGCGTCGGCTTTCTGCGCGGCTACGAAGGACTCGTCGATCCGGTCAGCTACATGCCGCTCGACCGGCAGAACACGTCGGAGATCCTCCTCCGCGGCGGGACGATCCTCGGCTCCACCAACAAGGGCCGGTTCACGGCGCTGGTCGGGCACGGCGAGCGGGTCCGCATCGACCCTGACCTTCTCGCCCAGGCCGGCGACACGCTCCGCCGGCTCCGCGTCAGCGGCCTGATCTGCGTCGGCGGCGACGGCTCGCTGGCGATCGCCCAGCAGCTCTTCGAGCACGGATTGCCCGTCGTCGGGGTTCCGAAGACGATCGACAACGACCTCGGCGCGACCGCGTTCACGTTCGGCTTCGACTCGGCGGTGGCCACGGCGACCGACGCCCTCGACCGGCTCCACACCACCGCCGCCAGCCACGAACGGGTGATGGTCCTCGAGGTGATGGGGCGCCACGCCGGCTGGATCGCCCTCCACGCCGGCATTGCCGGCGGCGGCGACGTGATTCTGATCCCCGAAATTCCCTGGACGTTCGAGGCGGTCTGCGCGCATGTTTCGGCGCGCGAGGCGGAGGGAAGGCGGTCGACGCTGATCGTCGTCGCCGAGGGGGCGGCGCTCCCCGACGGCGGTCTCGTCCACGAGGCGACTGCCGACGCCCAGCGCCAGGTGAAACTCGGCGGGATCGGCCAGCGCGTGGCCGCGGAACTCGGCGCTCGGCTCGACCGCGAGGTCCGCGCCGTCGTCCTCGGCCACCTTCAGCGCGGCGGCACGCCGACGCCGTTCGACCGCCTCCTTGCCACGCAGTTCGGCGCCCATGCGGTGGGCTTGGTACACGACGGGCGGTTCGGAGAGATGGTCCGCTACCGGCCGCCACACATCGAGGGGGTGCCGATCGCCACCGCGATCCACGAATTGTCGGTCGTCGATGCCGCGAGCTCGGCGGTGCGCGCCGCCCGCGCGCTGGGGGTGAGCTTCGGCGATGGCGTCGCGGCGACGGAGACGGCTGCTCGCGGCACCGCCGCGCGTGGCTGA
- the acs gene encoding acetate--CoA ligase, which translates to MSESRRAAGRVASVMHEERVFPPPAEFSRRARIGSLADYRRLYDEAAADPGAFWDARARELPWITPYGRVLDWRPPHARWFVDGRINASAVCLDRHVAAGRGGKTALVWVGEPTGERCVMTYADLLAEVCRLAAGLRSLGVGPGQVVSIYMPMTPELVIAMLACARIGAVHSVIFGGFSSEAIADRNQDAAAVAVITADGGWRRGAQLPLKANVDRALASPHHPPTTVKHVIVLERTGQAVEMVPGRDVWWHDLVSSQPTDLPPAAMDSEDPLFILYTSGSTGKPKGIKHTTAGYVLWAKTTAEWVFDLRDDDLFWCTADCGWITGHSYVTYGPLAAGASILIYEGAPNAPHEGRFWEIVEQERPTIFYTAPTAIRSFMKWGLQHVEGRDLSSLRLLGSVGEGINPEAWMWYHEKIGGGRCPIVDTWWQTETGGIMMSPLPGCTPTKPGSCTLPLPGVVPQIVDAAGDAIEQGEGGWLVITKPWPGMLRGIWGDEARFVDTYWSKVPGKYLAGDNARQDADGYYWIMGRIDDVLNVAGHRLSTIEIESALVSHPAVAEAAAVGRPHDVKGEAVAVFVTLRSGNPDDSLKDALRKHVRQQIGALAVPDDIRFTSSLPKTRSGKIMRRLLRDIAAGRETVGDTTTLEDYTVLANLRSNDE; encoded by the coding sequence ATGTCGGAGTCGCGACGGGCGGCGGGGCGGGTGGCGAGCGTGATGCATGAGGAGCGGGTTTTCCCGCCGCCGGCGGAGTTCTCGCGCCGTGCCCGGATCGGCAGCCTCGCGGACTACAGGCGGCTGTACGACGAGGCAGCCGCCGATCCCGGGGCGTTTTGGGATGCACGGGCCCGCGAACTGCCGTGGATCACTCCCTACGGCCGGGTCCTCGACTGGCGTCCACCCCACGCGCGGTGGTTCGTCGACGGCAGGATCAACGCCTCCGCGGTGTGCCTCGACCGCCATGTCGCGGCCGGGCGCGGTGGCAAGACGGCGCTGGTCTGGGTCGGGGAGCCGACCGGCGAGCGCTGCGTGATGACCTACGCCGACCTGCTCGCCGAGGTCTGCCGGCTCGCTGCCGGTCTCCGCAGCCTCGGGGTGGGACCTGGGCAGGTGGTCTCGATCTACATGCCGATGACCCCGGAACTTGTGATCGCGATGCTCGCCTGCGCCCGGATCGGCGCGGTCCACTCGGTGATCTTCGGAGGGTTCTCCAGCGAGGCGATCGCCGACCGCAACCAGGACGCCGCGGCAGTGGCGGTGATCACCGCCGACGGTGGCTGGCGGCGCGGGGCGCAGCTCCCCCTCAAGGCCAACGTCGACCGTGCCCTCGCGTCCCCTCACCACCCGCCGACGACGGTCAAGCACGTCATCGTCCTCGAGCGGACGGGCCAGGCGGTGGAGATGGTGCCCGGCCGCGACGTCTGGTGGCACGATCTCGTCTCCAGCCAGCCGACCGACCTGCCGCCGGCCGCGATGGATTCCGAGGATCCACTGTTCATCCTCTACACCAGCGGCTCGACCGGGAAGCCGAAGGGAATCAAGCACACGACCGCCGGCTACGTGCTGTGGGCGAAGACGACCGCCGAGTGGGTCTTCGACCTCCGTGATGACGATCTGTTCTGGTGCACCGCCGACTGCGGCTGGATCACCGGCCACAGCTACGTGACCTACGGCCCGCTGGCGGCTGGGGCGAGCATCCTGATCTACGAGGGGGCGCCCAACGCACCCCACGAAGGACGCTTCTGGGAGATCGTCGAACAGGAGCGGCCGACGATCTTCTACACCGCGCCGACGGCGATCCGCTCGTTCATGAAATGGGGGCTCCAGCACGTCGAGGGGCGCGATCTCTCCAGCCTCCGCCTGCTCGGCAGCGTCGGCGAAGGGATCAATCCCGAGGCCTGGATGTGGTACCACGAGAAGATCGGTGGCGGCCGCTGCCCGATCGTCGACACCTGGTGGCAGACCGAGACGGGCGGGATCATGATGAGCCCCTTGCCCGGCTGCACGCCGACCAAACCGGGCAGCTGCACGCTCCCCCTCCCCGGCGTCGTACCGCAGATCGTCGATGCCGCGGGCGACGCCATCGAGCAGGGCGAGGGGGGGTGGTTGGTGATCACCAAGCCCTGGCCCGGCATGCTCCGCGGCATCTGGGGCGACGAGGCGCGGTTCGTCGACACCTACTGGTCCAAGGTGCCCGGAAAATACCTCGCCGGCGACAACGCGCGGCAGGATGCCGACGGCTACTACTGGATCATGGGGCGGATCGACGACGTCCTCAATGTCGCCGGGCACCGGCTGTCGACGATCGAGATCGAGAGCGCCCTGGTCAGCCACCCTGCCGTGGCCGAGGCGGCGGCGGTCGGCCGGCCTCACGACGTCAAGGGGGAGGCGGTCGCGGTGTTCGTGACGCTGCGGTCGGGAAACCCCGACGATTCCCTCAAAGACGCGCTCCGCAAGCACGTCCGCCAGCAGATCGGGGCCTTGGCGGTGCCCGACGACATCCGCTTCACTTCCTCATTGCCGAAGACGCGCAGCGGCAAGATCATGCGCCGTCTCCTCCGCGATATCGCCGCCGGCCGTGAGACGGTCGGAGACACGACGACGCTCGAGGATTACACGGTCCTGGCGAACCTCCGCAGCAACGACGAATAA
- a CDS encoding DUF937 domain-containing protein produces the protein MNLVEMITGQLSNDAVLGSLGSLIGADSRQTKSATAAAVPALLSGLSKLASTDNGAGQIASALGGLDMGMLGNLAGLFGGSNASRAADMGGSLLGSLFGNAGTSMLVNALASFLGMKPGMTKTLLTYLAPVVLGQVASSFKGGKIDARGVQSLLSSQASNITGALPKGLSLGDFVSAATGAVAGGGHHDERRGEERRSTHVDHSHSHSQTRREPEPTGSGFPAWLPLLLLPLVGLGAWWYLNNSANKPAGNQMAAPNVQMPLSVEPAREIEVKPADSGLELPANLGDAVKIGEDLTGLFGSLTTTLGGVTDAASAESIVPTLKDLLPTLTSIKDRTAALPDAGRAAVKETVGKGMGSLTGLIEKVMAIPGVGEILGPVVNPMVEVLKALGV, from the coding sequence ATGAATCTGGTTGAGATGATCACGGGCCAACTGTCCAACGACGCCGTCCTCGGCAGCCTCGGCTCGCTGATTGGCGCCGACAGCCGGCAGACCAAGTCGGCAACAGCCGCAGCCGTACCGGCGCTGCTCAGCGGGCTCTCCAAGCTGGCGTCGACGGACAACGGTGCGGGGCAGATCGCCTCGGCGCTCGGCGGCCTCGACATGGGCATGCTCGGCAACCTCGCCGGCCTGTTCGGTGGATCGAATGCCAGCCGCGCCGCCGACATGGGCGGCAGCCTGCTCGGTTCGCTGTTCGGCAATGCCGGCACCTCGATGCTGGTCAACGCCTTGGCCTCGTTCCTCGGCATGAAGCCCGGAATGACCAAGACGCTGCTGACGTATCTGGCCCCGGTCGTCCTCGGGCAGGTGGCCAGCTCGTTCAAGGGTGGAAAGATCGACGCCCGCGGCGTGCAGAGCCTGCTGTCGTCGCAGGCCTCGAACATCACCGGTGCGTTGCCCAAGGGGCTGTCGCTGGGTGACTTCGTCAGTGCCGCGACCGGCGCCGTCGCCGGCGGTGGCCACCACGACGAGCGGCGGGGCGAGGAGCGGCGTTCGACTCACGTCGACCACTCACACTCCCACTCGCAGACCCGTCGTGAGCCGGAGCCGACCGGGTCGGGCTTCCCGGCATGGCTCCCGCTGTTGCTTCTGCCGCTGGTGGGCCTGGGCGCCTGGTGGTACCTGAACAACAGCGCCAACAAGCCAGCCGGGAACCAGATGGCGGCCCCGAACGTGCAGATGCCGCTTTCGGTCGAGCCGGCCCGCGAGATCGAGGTCAAGCCGGCCGACAGCGGCCTGGAACTGCCCGCCAACCTCGGCGACGCGGTCAAGATCGGCGAGGACCTCACCGGCCTGTTCGGCAGCCTCACCACGACCCTCGGCGGCGTGACCGACGCGGCGTCGGCCGAGTCGATCGTCCCGACCCTCAAGGATCTCCTCCCCACGCTGACGTCGATCAAGGATCGGACGGCGGCCCTGCCCGACGCCGGTCGGGCGGCGGTCAAGGAGACGGTCGGCAAGGGGATGGGCAGCCTGACTGGGCTGATCGAGAAGGTGATGGCGATCCCGGGCGTGGGCGAGATCCTCGGCCCGGTCGTCAATCCGATGGTCGAGGTCCTCAAGGCGCTGGGCGTCTGA
- a CDS encoding U32 family peptidase, translated as MTDRRTPPGPELLSPAGDHDCVAAAVENGADAVYFGLDVGFNARARATNFTLEELPRLVSDLHRRGVRGYVTLNTLVFQAELADVARVAAAVAAAEVDAVLVQDVGAARLMKVVCPELPLHASTQMTLSSAETMVLARQLGIERVVVPRELSVAEIAQIAAATDLELEVFVHGALCVAWSGQCLTSESLGGRSANRGQCAQACRLPYELVCDGRPVDLGAQRYLLSPQDLAAHALVPDLIRAGVASLKIEGRLKSPEYVAAITRHYRSAIDAAVAERPAPLDAAAREEMEMVFSRGLSTGWLGGTDHKRLVPATSSAKRGLRVGTVTATRRGRVEVELSGSLQRGDGVAFGGVADDPSGGPGGPQGGRIYEVFAAGESVGGAVAAGRVELAFGRDAVDVNAVAPGQAVWKTDDPRLSARLRETFAGRTPRRRRALDLTVRAVVGEPLAVTARVAGSPGAVTVTADDPLEPARRHALDTAVLGEQFGRLGGTAYRLESIAAEIVGAPMVPLSVLGKVRHALVAKLDAASTDRAPRAIDIDAGITLVAAVADRSAAAPTTLHILCRSVEQVEAAVGLGVADLYAEFADIRRYADAVRIARASGARLFTATPRIHKPGETGIFALLERQRPDGILARNAAALDHFHARGVPVVGDFSLNVTNALSAGQFLAAGCRRVTAAYDCDREQLLALAEAVPGGALEVVIHQRMPLFHMEHCVFCAVLSPGTDKTNCGRPCDDHVVHLRDRIGVEHPLTADVGCRNTLYNAVPQTGAEVVARLRAVGVRDLRVEVLAESAAEVATVVSAYRGLLAGTLDARTVRTRLGAMNRVGVTTGTLETRRDPLAIV; from the coding sequence ATGACCGACCGCCGCACGCCGCCGGGCCCCGAATTGCTCTCCCCGGCCGGGGACCACGACTGCGTGGCGGCCGCCGTCGAAAATGGTGCCGATGCCGTCTATTTCGGCCTCGATGTCGGGTTCAATGCCCGAGCCCGGGCGACCAATTTCACGCTCGAGGAGCTGCCCCGGCTCGTTTCCGACCTCCACCGCCGCGGGGTTCGCGGCTACGTCACGCTCAACACCCTGGTGTTCCAGGCGGAGCTCGCCGACGTGGCGCGGGTGGCGGCAGCCGTCGCCGCCGCAGAGGTCGACGCGGTGCTCGTCCAGGACGTCGGCGCCGCGCGGCTGATGAAGGTCGTCTGCCCCGAGCTGCCCCTCCACGCTTCGACCCAGATGACGCTCTCGAGCGCCGAGACGATGGTCCTCGCCCGGCAGTTGGGGATCGAGCGCGTGGTGGTGCCGCGTGAATTGTCGGTGGCGGAAATCGCGCAGATCGCGGCGGCGACCGATCTCGAGCTCGAGGTCTTCGTCCACGGCGCGCTGTGCGTGGCGTGGTCGGGGCAGTGCCTGACGAGCGAATCGCTCGGCGGGCGGAGCGCCAACCGTGGCCAGTGCGCCCAGGCCTGCCGGCTCCCCTACGAGCTGGTCTGCGACGGCCGTCCGGTCGACCTCGGCGCCCAGCGGTATCTGCTCTCGCCGCAGGATCTCGCTGCCCACGCGCTGGTGCCCGATCTGATCCGCGCCGGAGTGGCGAGCCTCAAGATCGAGGGGCGGCTGAAGTCACCCGAGTACGTGGCCGCGATCACCCGTCACTACCGTTCAGCGATCGACGCCGCCGTCGCCGAGCGGCCCGCGCCGCTCGACGCAGCCGCGCGCGAGGAGATGGAGATGGTCTTCTCGCGCGGGCTGTCCACGGGATGGCTCGGCGGCACCGACCACAAGCGGCTGGTGCCCGCCACCAGTAGCGCCAAGCGTGGGCTGCGCGTGGGAACGGTGACCGCGACGCGGCGCGGACGCGTCGAGGTGGAGCTCTCGGGGAGCCTGCAGCGCGGCGACGGCGTCGCGTTTGGCGGTGTCGCCGACGATCCGTCCGGCGGGCCCGGTGGGCCGCAAGGGGGCCGGATCTACGAAGTCTTCGCCGCCGGGGAATCGGTCGGCGGCGCGGTTGCCGCCGGGCGGGTGGAGCTGGCCTTCGGCCGCGACGCCGTCGACGTCAACGCCGTGGCACCCGGACAGGCGGTCTGGAAGACCGACGACCCACGGCTCAGCGCACGGCTGCGCGAGACCTTCGCCGGGCGAACGCCGCGCCGCCGCCGGGCCCTCGACCTGACCGTCCGGGCGGTGGTCGGCGAGCCCCTTGCGGTGACGGCCAGGGTGGCGGGCTCCCCTGGGGCTGTGACGGTGACGGCAGACGATCCCCTCGAGCCAGCGCGGCGCCACGCGCTCGACACCGCCGTGCTCGGGGAGCAGTTCGGCCGTCTCGGCGGAACGGCTTACCGTCTCGAATCGATCGCGGCCGAGATCGTCGGCGCGCCGATGGTGCCGTTGAGCGTGCTGGGGAAAGTCCGTCACGCGCTGGTCGCCAAGCTCGACGCTGCCTCCACCGACCGGGCACCGCGGGCGATCGACATTGATGCGGGAATAACGCTCGTCGCCGCGGTGGCCGACCGGTCCGCCGCCGCGCCCACCACGCTCCACATCCTCTGCCGGTCCGTCGAACAGGTCGAGGCGGCGGTCGGCCTCGGGGTCGCCGACCTGTACGCCGAGTTCGCCGACATCCGGCGCTACGCCGATGCCGTCCGGATCGCGCGTGCCTCGGGGGCGCGGCTGTTCACCGCCACGCCGCGGATCCACAAGCCGGGGGAGACCGGGATCTTCGCGCTCCTCGAGCGCCAGCGTCCCGACGGCATCCTGGCGCGGAACGCCGCCGCCCTCGACCACTTCCACGCCCGCGGCGTGCCGGTGGTCGGCGACTTCTCGCTCAACGTCACCAACGCCCTGTCCGCCGGGCAGTTCCTCGCCGCCGGCTGCCGCCGGGTGACCGCCGCCTACGACTGCGACCGCGAACAGCTCCTCGCCCTCGCCGAAGCCGTGCCCGGCGGGGCGCTCGAGGTGGTGATCCACCAGCGGATGCCGCTGTTCCACATGGAGCACTGCGTGTTCTGCGCGGTGCTCTCGCCGGGGACCGACAAGACCAACTGCGGCCGGCCGTGCGACGACCATGTCGTCCACCTCCGCGACCGAATCGGGGTCGAGCATCCGCTCACCGCCGACGTCGGCTGCCGCAACACGCTCTACAATGCCGTCCCCCAGACCGGCGCCGAGGTCGTCGCGCGGCTGCGCGCGGTCGGGGTCCGCGACCTCCGCGTCGAGGTGCTCGCCGAGTCGGCTGCCGAGGTCGCGACCGTCGTCTCCGCCTATCGCGGGTTGCTCGCCGGCACGCTCGACGCCCGCACCGTCCGCACGCGCCTCGGAGCGATGAACCGCGTCGGCGTCACGACCGGCACGCTCGAAACCCGGCGCGACCCGCTGGCGATCGTGTGA
- a CDS encoding carboxypeptidase regulatory-like domain-containing protein produces the protein MRDRPTGLPVVWGLARPAAAFWLLVALVGCGGQATVGIDTTGTARLDGTALEMGMVVLTPAGGGEAHSGTIQKDGSFRLYAIPPGRYRVAVQTSMYAGMAAAAEKARGGGGGQPVSMRELEGTFRAVPKKLEDPATSGIEVDVRPGAPVAIDAKST, from the coding sequence ATGCGCGACCGTCCGACTGGGCTCCCCGTCGTGTGGGGACTCGCCCGTCCCGCCGCCGCCTTCTGGCTGCTCGTCGCGCTCGTCGGGTGTGGGGGTCAGGCCACGGTCGGGATCGACACCACCGGCACCGCGCGGCTCGACGGGACGGCGCTCGAGATGGGGATGGTCGTGCTCACCCCGGCCGGGGGCGGGGAGGCGCATTCGGGGACGATCCAGAAGGACGGGTCGTTCCGGCTGTACGCGATCCCGCCCGGCCGTTACCGCGTCGCCGTGCAGACATCGATGTACGCCGGGATGGCAGCCGCTGCCGAGAAGGCGCGCGGCGGGGGCGGCGGTCAACCGGTGTCGATGCGCGAACTGGAGGGCACGTTCCGCGCGGTGCCGAAGAAGCTCGAGGATCCGGCGACGTCGGGCATCGAGGTCGACGTCCGGCCGGGCGCACCGGTGGCGATCGACGCGAAGAGCACCTGA
- a CDS encoding DUF1559 domain-containing protein, with amino-acid sequence MTGSTVLLPASRRRGFTLVELLVVIAIIGTLVGLLLPAVQAAREAARRSQSLNNLKQIGLATHNAHDAMKCFPPAVAFWWSSPTYTGGYTKSDGTFFFCLTPYFEEGQLPNAISNWKGSGLGQIDATRAAMSVVIPTLVAPNDASATSSIHAGGFSAGWMWRNPVDVALCSYGCNFQVFGRPENVPGDIWNWHNTHGQKTMASVIDGTSKTIFLAERRMGCGPAPQPNNTDTFGNAWGHPADDRYWPVFARINVGYTSNQNDPNYRSFFLPLATPQRSQCLWSETRAIGHSPGVVLCGMGDGSTRAVNVNVDQTAWNAAILPKDRSSLELE; translated from the coding sequence ATGACCGGATCCACCGTCCTGCTCCCGGCCTCACGCCGCCGCGGGTTCACGCTCGTCGAACTCCTCGTCGTGATCGCGATCATCGGCACGCTCGTCGGCCTCCTCCTGCCGGCGGTGCAGGCGGCGCGCGAGGCGGCACGGCGGTCGCAGAGCCTCAACAACCTCAAGCAGATCGGCCTGGCCACCCACAACGCCCACGACGCGATGAAGTGCTTCCCGCCGGCGGTCGCCTTCTGGTGGAGCAGCCCGACGTATACCGGCGGCTACACCAAGAGCGACGGCACGTTCTTCTTCTGCCTGACGCCCTACTTCGAGGAGGGGCAACTCCCCAACGCGATCTCCAACTGGAAGGGGAGCGGCCTCGGGCAGATCGACGCCACCCGCGCCGCGATGAGCGTCGTGATCCCGACGCTCGTCGCACCCAACGACGCCAGCGCCACCTCGTCGATTCACGCGGGCGGCTTCTCGGCCGGATGGATGTGGCGGAATCCGGTCGACGTCGCCCTCTGCAGCTATGGCTGCAACTTCCAGGTGTTCGGCCGGCCGGAGAACGTCCCTGGCGACATCTGGAACTGGCACAACACCCACGGCCAGAAGACGATGGCCTCGGTGATCGACGGCACGAGCAAGACGATCTTCCTGGCGGAGCGGCGGATGGGGTGTGGTCCGGCCCCGCAGCCCAACAACACCGACACCTTCGGCAACGCCTGGGGCCACCCCGCCGACGACCGCTACTGGCCGGTGTTCGCACGGATCAACGTCGGCTACACGAGCAACCAGAACGACCCCAACTACCGGTCGTTCTTCCTCCCCCTGGCGACGCCACAGCGCAGCCAGTGCCTCTGGTCGGAGACCCGGGCGATCGGGCACTCTCCGGGCGTCGTGCTCTGCGGGATGGGGGACGGCAGCACCCGGGCGGTCAACGTCAACGTCGACCAGACGGCCTGGAACGCCGCGATCCTGCCGAAGGATCGGTCCTCCCTGGAGCTGGAATGA